A genomic stretch from Pararhizobium sp. IMCC21322 includes:
- a CDS encoding PAN domain-containing protein → MLRLIIIGLLVVCGGLTFMRSTLAGELTYPNTEACDAKFTGEIDARDLGAFKKFADGAGYEPLTLCLDSPEGGDLSVALEVLDMIWTANIDTAILPGDGCASACALIFIAGGNVQGTDLTRQVERNMHAGARLGFHGPSLDLPPGRSQRTEVVVEAYNSAIQVAAELFSINQIKERREVILPDFLLSMILQTPAERMYWIEHVGDAILSDVRIVGIQYPEVNSKAAPNLIRNICANTLATFPPKDSYYATTPTAPEHYQLTINSSLYLDDDKEENLKNNWFVDQLDVEFEIGTDGSLLGVSGPFWSGSKYYEIYCIVSVSKEIEGDEWYGTGVAATLVESYPENSIEHPSDVSDEAWGGTIPLPAIYAYHPGTMIDDLPRVNANSALASVDPLGQEDMSSLSEVYAREFRMFSGFDLLMDDSEDLERHNDVSMVECLDKCEAAGSNCIAVTYDRWNQVCFLKDWPVGDLVRNSKADTVVRRISQRYMRLSTLPIRTYLLEDMSFQLDGSFERVTTENAKDCLQICVQSDQCEAIDYKEGQCVLLDRPGAYVKGGAGTVAGFFEQR, encoded by the coding sequence ATGCTGCGCTTGATAATTATTGGATTGTTGGTGGTATGCGGTGGTCTAACATTCATGCGGTCAACACTTGCAGGTGAACTTACCTATCCAAATACCGAAGCTTGTGATGCCAAATTCACGGGTGAAATAGACGCTCGGGATCTTGGAGCGTTTAAAAAATTTGCTGACGGCGCGGGATATGAACCGCTCACTTTATGCCTTGATAGCCCTGAAGGTGGAGATCTTTCAGTCGCCCTTGAAGTGCTCGATATGATTTGGACGGCCAATATCGACACTGCCATCTTGCCCGGCGATGGTTGCGCTTCCGCTTGTGCACTCATTTTTATCGCCGGTGGTAATGTACAAGGGACTGACCTTACAAGACAGGTGGAACGCAACATGCACGCCGGGGCGCGATTAGGCTTTCATGGGCCTTCGCTCGATTTACCACCTGGACGCAGTCAGCGCACGGAAGTCGTTGTGGAAGCCTATAATTCGGCCATTCAAGTTGCTGCAGAGCTGTTTAGTATCAATCAGATAAAGGAACGCAGGGAGGTTATTCTACCGGACTTCCTGTTGTCCATGATCCTCCAAACCCCTGCTGAGCGCATGTATTGGATTGAACATGTTGGCGACGCAATTCTATCAGATGTCAGGATAGTTGGAATTCAATATCCAGAGGTAAACAGCAAGGCAGCGCCTAACCTGATCCGCAACATATGTGCAAATACTCTGGCCACATTTCCTCCGAAGGACAGCTATTATGCAACCACGCCTACTGCTCCAGAACACTATCAACTGACTATAAATAGCAGCCTATATCTGGATGACGACAAAGAAGAGAATCTGAAAAATAATTGGTTCGTGGATCAACTGGATGTTGAATTTGAAATTGGTACGGATGGGTCTCTTCTCGGAGTGTCTGGCCCTTTTTGGTCTGGCAGCAAATATTACGAGATTTATTGCATCGTGTCGGTCTCAAAAGAAATTGAGGGCGACGAGTGGTATGGCACTGGTGTTGCTGCCACACTAGTTGAAAGTTATCCTGAAAACTCAATCGAGCATCCATCTGATGTATCTGATGAGGCTTGGGGAGGAACAATCCCGTTGCCGGCTATCTATGCATATCATCCTGGCACCATGATTGATGATCTGCCGCGGGTAAATGCCAACTCGGCGTTGGCATCAGTTGATCCATTGGGCCAAGAAGACATGTCGTCACTCTCTGAGGTCTACGCCCGCGAGTTTCGTATGTTCTCCGGATTTGATCTTCTGATGGATGATAGTGAGGACCTTGAGCGGCACAATGATGTTTCGATGGTTGAGTGTTTGGACAAGTGCGAAGCTGCAGGCTCCAATTGTATTGCTGTAACCTATGATCGCTGGAACCAGGTTTGTTTTCTCAAGGATTGGCCCGTCGGAGATCTCGTGAGGAATTCCAAAGCTGACACGGTCGTTCGGCGTATTTCGCAGCGCTACATGCGTTTATCGACCCTGCCTATCAGGACTTATTTACTTGAGGATATGTCGTTCCAGCTCGATGGCAGTTTTGAGCGTGTGACCACTGAGAATGCAAAGGACTGTTTGCAGATTTGCGTGCAGTCAGATCAATGCGAAGCTATTGACTACAAGGAAGGCCAATGTGTTTTGCTTGATCGCCCGGGCGCATACGTGAAAGGTGGGGCTGGCACGGTAGCGGGGTTTTTTGAGCAGCGATAA
- a CDS encoding glycosyl transferase, with product MADFHQNGSVATLHNLTRVPLEEMERQLREFATRRKVTLILPSLFSELEREALAKIVDELAGADYINRIIIGLDQATEEQYRYAQKYFSRLPQRFDILWNDGPRLKAIHNHLAEAGLAPKEAGKGRNFWYCIGYALAAQDSDVVALHDCDIITYSREMLARLIYPVTNPAFPYQFCKGYYPRIADGKLNGRVTRLLVSPLLLSIQKVCGHQDYIEYLKGFRYPLAGEFAMRTSILPDIRIPSDWGLEIGVLSEVWRNLSNRSVCQVDISDAYDHKHQDLSKDDATRGLSRMSTDISKALFRKLATDGVVFNQETFRTIKATYYRTALDLIEMYYNDALINGLSIDRHQEEEAVELFAANIVEAGHMFLENPMETPFIPNWSRIQSADPDLLRHLLEAVAADGMDYRA from the coding sequence ATGGCAGACTTTCATCAAAATGGCAGCGTTGCGACGCTTCATAACCTGACCCGCGTGCCGTTGGAGGAAATGGAACGCCAGCTTCGGGAGTTTGCAACCCGGCGAAAAGTGACCCTCATTCTGCCTTCTCTGTTTTCAGAGCTGGAACGCGAGGCGCTTGCCAAAATTGTCGATGAACTTGCTGGTGCCGACTACATCAACCGCATCATAATCGGCCTTGATCAGGCCACTGAAGAACAATACCGGTATGCGCAGAAATACTTTTCGCGCCTGCCGCAACGGTTCGATATCTTGTGGAATGATGGTCCGCGTCTGAAAGCCATACACAATCATTTGGCCGAAGCTGGTCTTGCGCCCAAGGAAGCCGGTAAGGGGCGGAATTTCTGGTACTGCATCGGCTATGCGCTTGCAGCGCAGGATTCAGATGTGGTTGCCCTGCATGATTGCGACATCATTACTTATTCACGGGAAATGCTGGCGCGGCTGATCTATCCGGTCACAAATCCTGCTTTTCCCTATCAATTCTGCAAGGGCTACTATCCGCGTATCGCCGATGGCAAGCTGAATGGCCGCGTCACCCGTTTGTTGGTATCGCCATTGCTGTTGTCCATTCAAAAGGTTTGTGGTCATCAGGATTATATCGAATATCTGAAGGGTTTCCGTTATCCGCTGGCGGGCGAATTTGCCATGCGAACCAGCATATTGCCTGACATCCGCATTCCATCCGACTGGGGGCTGGAAATTGGTGTTCTGTCAGAGGTCTGGCGCAATCTTTCAAACCGATCTGTGTGCCAGGTCGATATTTCTGACGCGTATGATCACAAGCATCAGGATTTGTCCAAAGATGATGCCACTCGCGGCCTGTCGCGCATGTCGACGGATATTTCAAAAGCTCTGTTCCGCAAGCTGGCAACCGATGGCGTGGTGTTCAATCAGGAGACATTTCGAACCATCAAGGCGACCTACTATCGGACTGCGCTTGATCTGATCGAGATGTATTACAATGATGCGCTAATCAACGGCCTTTCGATTGATCGCCATCAGGAAGAGGAAGCTGTGGAACTCTTCGCGGCTAACATTGTGGAAGCGGGCCACATGTTCCTGGAAAACCCCATGGAAACACCCTTCATTCCAAATTGGAGCCGCATTCAATCCGCTGATCCGGACTTGTTGAGGCATCTGCTTGAGGCCGTCGCAGCTGATGGCATGGATTATAGGGCTTAA
- a CDS encoding mannosyl-3-phosphoglycerate phosphatase, whose translation MKPANAANMIVFSDLDGTLLDHETYSYAEADNALALLRERRIPLILASSKTAAEIFPLRQTLGFQHCEAIVENGAGLLAPGNPDGNAATDYEQILDLLSDLPNDVRAGFTGFSDWSAQEVADRTGLSVQNSELAKQRYFSEPGLWSGNDQAFDAFSYQLQEKGLVVQQGGRFISLSFGGNKAGQMLEIQKRYHRANQRAYSIALGDAGNDIAMLEAADLGVIIPNPDHKGIPRLDGEASGSIIRAVAPGPRGWNETIKTLLANNE comes from the coding sequence TTGAAACCCGCTAATGCCGCCAATATGATCGTCTTTAGTGATCTGGACGGCACGCTGCTGGATCATGAGACCTATTCATATGCAGAAGCGGACAACGCGCTTGCATTGCTGCGGGAGCGGCGGATTCCGCTGATCCTGGCCTCCAGCAAAACAGCGGCAGAAATATTTCCGCTACGTCAGACGCTGGGTTTCCAACACTGTGAAGCAATCGTCGAAAATGGCGCCGGTTTGCTGGCACCCGGGAACCCGGATGGGAATGCAGCCACCGATTATGAGCAAATTCTGGATTTACTCTCGGATTTGCCGAACGATGTTCGGGCAGGGTTTACCGGATTTTCTGACTGGTCTGCGCAAGAAGTGGCAGATCGCACCGGTCTTTCGGTTCAAAATTCTGAATTGGCCAAACAGCGCTATTTTTCAGAGCCGGGTCTATGGTCTGGAAATGATCAGGCGTTTGACGCCTTCAGCTATCAGTTGCAGGAAAAGGGGCTGGTGGTCCAGCAAGGAGGGCGCTTCATTTCCCTGTCATTTGGTGGCAACAAGGCCGGCCAAATGCTGGAGATACAGAAGCGCTATCACAGGGCAAATCAGCGGGCCTATTCCATAGCGTTGGGTGACGCTGGAAATGACATTGCCATGCTTGAAGCTGCGGACCTTGGCGTGATCATTCCAAATCCAGACCACAAGGGTATTCCGCGCCTTGATGGAGAGGCTAGCGGATCGATCATTCGTGCTGTAGCGCCGGGACCTCGCGGCTGGAATGAAACTATAAAAACACTACTTGCCAACAACGAATAA
- a CDS encoding sugar phosphorylase: MENFNVTPPASSAGSSKQFPKRLREGLLQLLGSIYPEHDQQALLDQALLAFWPDGDLPRQRSRMAANTLWSEQDSYVITYGNTFTDGEHKPLDLLCDFLESRLKDSISGVHILPYFPFTSDDGFAITDYYSVNSALGAWEDIERISQNFRFMSDLVINHCSSQSGLFHEYLLGHEPYDKFFFEASPDDDLSAVTRPRAQPLLREVETANGPKHVWCTFSHDQVDFDFRNPQVLFEFLRVLRFHISKGVRTLRLDAIAYLWKEVGTSSIHLNQTHEVVRLMRLLADYNENSLILITETNVPNFENLSYFGNRNEAHVVYNFSLPPLLLHALLNGTSRHLSAWQMTMPPAQMGCTYFNFTASHDGIGVRPAEGLLDDAEIDSVIETVEGFGGLVSMRQTADRGPRPYEINIALFDALKGTVKGEDQWNVERFLCSQTIAMGLEGIPGFYIHSLLATSNDHEGVEKTGVNRAINRHRWHYPDLLDALEDASSIHARVFSAMKQIIQIRSKQPAFHPNATQFTLQLGESVFGFWRQSLDRSQSLFAIHNVTDETVSIPAMSLNLIGGEEWSDLLSGETTKAYGDVIELAPYQCRWITNRSTKF, translated from the coding sequence ATGGAAAATTTTAACGTCACTCCACCAGCTTCATCTGCCGGGTCGTCGAAGCAGTTTCCCAAGCGACTCAGAGAGGGATTGCTGCAATTGTTGGGGTCAATCTACCCCGAGCATGACCAGCAGGCATTGCTGGATCAGGCGCTGCTGGCCTTTTGGCCTGATGGCGATTTGCCGAGGCAACGTTCCAGAATGGCAGCAAATACGCTTTGGAGTGAGCAAGACAGTTATGTCATCACCTATGGCAACACATTCACAGACGGCGAGCACAAGCCGCTTGATCTGCTTTGTGATTTCCTTGAAAGCCGCCTGAAGGACAGCATATCCGGGGTTCACATCCTGCCGTATTTCCCTTTCACATCTGATGATGGATTTGCGATTACGGATTATTATTCGGTCAACAGCGCGCTGGGTGCGTGGGAGGATATTGAACGTATTTCCCAGAATTTCCGGTTCATGTCTGACCTGGTCATCAATCACTGTTCCAGTCAGAGCGGGCTGTTTCATGAGTATTTGCTGGGTCATGAACCCTATGACAAATTCTTCTTTGAAGCCTCACCAGACGATGATTTATCCGCTGTTACCCGGCCGAGAGCACAGCCTTTGCTGAGGGAAGTGGAAACAGCCAACGGACCAAAACATGTCTGGTGCACGTTCAGCCATGATCAGGTGGATTTTGACTTCCGCAATCCGCAGGTGCTGTTTGAGTTTTTGCGCGTGCTGCGATTCCATATCTCAAAGGGTGTGAGGACACTTCGTTTGGATGCCATTGCCTATTTGTGGAAGGAAGTCGGCACCTCGTCCATTCATTTGAATCAGACCCACGAAGTTGTTCGGCTGATGCGTTTATTGGCGGATTACAACGAAAATTCGCTGATCCTGATCACCGAAACAAATGTCCCGAATTTTGAAAATTTGAGTTACTTCGGCAATCGCAACGAAGCGCATGTTGTCTATAACTTTTCACTGCCGCCCTTGTTGTTGCACGCTTTGCTGAATGGCACGTCCCGTCATCTCAGCGCCTGGCAGATGACGATGCCACCCGCGCAAATGGGCTGCACTTATTTCAATTTTACGGCCTCCCATGATGGTATTGGCGTGCGTCCCGCTGAGGGTCTTCTGGATGATGCTGAAATTGATAGTGTAATCGAAACCGTTGAGGGTTTTGGCGGCCTTGTCAGCATGCGGCAAACCGCTGATCGGGGTCCGCGACCCTATGAAATCAACATCGCTCTCTTTGATGCCCTGAAAGGCACGGTCAAGGGCGAAGACCAGTGGAATGTTGAACGGTTCCTGTGCAGTCAGACCATCGCAATGGGTCTTGAGGGTATTCCAGGGTTTTACATTCATTCATTGCTGGCGACATCGAATGATCATGAGGGCGTGGAAAAAACAGGAGTGAACCGGGCGATCAACCGTCACCGCTGGCACTATCCTGATCTTCTTGACGCGCTTGAGGACGCATCCAGCATTCACGCACGCGTTTTCAGCGCCATGAAACAGATCATTCAGATACGATCAAAACAGCCAGCCTTTCATCCCAATGCGACCCAGTTTACCTTGCAGCTTGGGGAAAGTGTTTTCGGTTTCTGGCGCCAGAGCTTGGATCGCTCGCAGAGCCTGTTCGCCATCCATAATGTAACGGATGAGACGGTTTCGATTCCCGCCATGTCGCTAAACCTCATTGGCGGCGAAGAATGGTCAGATTTGCTGTCCGGAGAAACAACCAAAGCCTATGGCGATGTGATTGAGCTGGCACCTTATCAATGCCGGTGGATCACGAACCGGTCCACAAAATTTTGA
- a CDS encoding DUF167 domain-containing protein → MSAPHWSTMVGNPFAVRVTPKASSNRITVEEQGDGSWLVRVYITTVPEDGKTNKAVIKLLAKEMGVAKSSLSIIKGLKDRNKLVQVRG, encoded by the coding sequence ATGTCCGCACCGCATTGGTCGACGATGGTCGGCAATCCGTTTGCTGTCCGCGTGACGCCGAAAGCTTCGTCAAACCGGATTACGGTGGAAGAACAGGGTGATGGCTCGTGGTTGGTTCGTGTTTACATCACAACGGTTCCAGAAGATGGCAAAACCAACAAGGCGGTCATAAAGCTGTTGGCAAAGGAAATGGGAGTGGCCAAAAGTTCACTCTCCATCATCAAGGGCCTCAAGGACCGAAACAAGCTGGTTCAAGTCCGCGGTTAA
- the gatB gene encoding Asp-tRNA(Asn)/Glu-tRNA(Gln) amidotransferase subunit GatB produces the protein MSLIDTRTPDPKKFIPGATGDWEVVIGLEVHAQVLSNSKLFSGAAAAFGGEQNDHVSLVDAAMPGMLPVINEECVRQAVRTGLGLKAQINNRSVFARKNYFYPDLPQGYQISQFDQPIVGEGIIHLDMPDGPVEIGVERLHLEQDAGKSLHDQHPSMSYVDLNRSGVALMEIVSKPDLRSSDEAKAYIAKLRSILRYLGTSDADMEKGNLRADVNVSVRSPGGEFGTRCEIKNVNSIRFAGQAIEYEARRQIAILEDGGKIDQETRLFDSVKCETRSMRSKEEAHDYRYFPDPDLLPLEFDQAYVDALAVDLPELPDEKKARFINDYGLTPYDADILVVERQSCDYFEDVAKGRDAKIAANWVINELFGRLNKEGKSIDASPISSGQLGGMIDLISNDTISGKIAKDVFEILWTEGGDPAEIVESRGMKQVTDLGAIEAEIDAIIAANPDKAAQAKEKPGLLGWFVGQVMKATGGKANPKAVNDLLRQKIGIE, from the coding sequence ATGAGTTTGATAGACACACGCACACCCGACCCAAAAAAGTTCATTCCCGGTGCAACCGGCGACTGGGAGGTTGTTATTGGACTGGAAGTCCATGCGCAGGTGTTGTCAAATTCAAAGCTGTTTTCCGGCGCAGCCGCAGCCTTTGGCGGCGAGCAGAATGATCATGTCAGCCTGGTTGATGCGGCTATGCCCGGCATGCTGCCCGTCATTAATGAAGAATGTGTGCGTCAGGCCGTTCGAACCGGGCTTGGTCTGAAAGCCCAGATCAACAATCGCTCCGTGTTCGCGCGCAAAAACTATTTCTACCCCGATCTGCCGCAGGGCTATCAGATTTCGCAATTCGATCAGCCGATTGTCGGCGAAGGGATCATCCATCTGGACATGCCCGATGGCCCGGTTGAAATCGGGGTTGAGCGGCTGCATCTGGAGCAGGATGCGGGAAAGAGCCTGCATGATCAGCATCCATCGATGAGTTATGTGGATCTCAACCGGTCCGGCGTTGCTCTGATGGAGATTGTTTCCAAGCCTGATCTGCGCTCCTCCGATGAGGCGAAGGCCTATATCGCCAAGCTGCGTTCGATCCTGCGCTATCTTGGTACCTCTGATGCGGATATGGAAAAAGGCAATCTGCGGGCCGATGTGAACGTGTCCGTGCGCAGCCCGGGCGGGGAATTTGGCACACGTTGCGAGATCAAAAACGTCAACTCCATTCGCTTTGCCGGACAGGCCATTGAATATGAGGCACGTCGTCAGATTGCCATTTTGGAAGATGGCGGCAAGATTGATCAGGAAACGCGCCTGTTCGATTCCGTAAAGTGTGAAACACGCTCCATGCGTTCCAAGGAAGAAGCGCATGATTATCGCTATTTCCCTGACCCCGATCTGCTGCCACTGGAATTTGATCAGGCCTATGTCGACGCGCTGGCGGTTGATCTGCCGGAATTGCCGGATGAGAAGAAGGCCCGTTTCATCAATGATTACGGTTTGACGCCATATGATGCTGATATTCTTGTGGTCGAGCGTCAGTCCTGTGATTATTTTGAAGACGTTGCCAAGGGGCGTGATGCCAAGATTGCAGCCAATTGGGTCATCAATGAATTGTTCGGCAGGCTGAACAAAGAAGGCAAGTCCATCGACGCAAGCCCGATTTCAAGCGGACAGCTTGGCGGCATGATTGATCTGATTTCCAATGACACGATTTCTGGTAAAATCGCCAAGGACGTCTTTGAGATACTCTGGACAGAAGGCGGTGACCCGGCGGAAATCGTTGAAAGCCGCGGCATGAAGCAGGTTACTGACCTGGGTGCCATTGAAGCCGAGATTGATGCCATTATTGCTGCCAACCCGGATAAGGCTGCGCAGGCCAAGGAAAAGCCGGGTCTTCTTGGCTGGTTTGTCGGGCAGGTGATGAAAGCCACCGGTGGCAAGGCAAATCCGAAAGCTGTGAATGATCTGCTGCGTCAGAAAATCGGAATTGAATAA
- the plsY gene encoding glycerol-3-phosphate 1-O-acyltransferase PlsY, with amino-acid sequence MPDPINWALSWPFFLAALAFGYLLGSIPFGYLLTRFAGLGDVRKIGSGNIGATNVLRTGSKKLAAMTVLGDALKGTVAVLIAFRFGIDAAVLAGLGAFLGHLFPVWLKFKGGKGVATFIGISLGLYWPSALVFAASWLILAFITRYSSLSALISSILVIIFTAFMGRWQYAELYALLTLLLWIKHHQNIGRLLKGTESRISGAKATDKK; translated from the coding sequence ATGCCTGATCCAATCAACTGGGCTTTGTCCTGGCCATTCTTTCTGGCAGCACTTGCATTTGGCTATCTTCTGGGCAGCATTCCCTTTGGCTATCTCCTGACCCGGTTTGCCGGCCTTGGAGATGTCAGAAAAATCGGTTCCGGCAACATCGGCGCAACAAATGTTCTGCGCACCGGCAGCAAGAAGCTGGCGGCAATGACCGTGCTGGGCGATGCCCTGAAAGGCACGGTCGCTGTCCTGATCGCCTTTCGATTTGGCATCGATGCAGCCGTTCTGGCGGGACTAGGCGCTTTTCTGGGGCATCTTTTCCCGGTCTGGCTGAAATTCAAAGGCGGCAAAGGCGTTGCGACTTTCATTGGCATCTCGCTTGGCCTCTATTGGCCCTCAGCCCTTGTTTTCGCAGCGTCCTGGCTGATACTCGCCTTCATAACGCGCTACTCCTCGCTGTCTGCCCTCATCAGTTCCATATTGGTCATCATCTTCACTGCCTTCATGGGGCGTTGGCAATATGCTGAACTTTATGCACTGCTGACCCTGTTGTTGTGGATCAAGCATCACCAGAATATCGGTCGGTTGCTCAAGGGGACTGAAAGCCGGATTAGTGGCGCCAAGGCCACCGATAAGAAGTGA
- the dprA gene encoding DNA-processing protein DprA has translation MFDDPYEQGIALTDEQRLHWLRLIRSEQVGPSTFRDLINHFGTAEQAIDALPDLAKRGGAAKRIRIAELKHIETELEQAARLGIKLIAMGEPDYPSWLRAIDDAPPVILVKGHLSALEKPMIAIVGARNCSIIGRKMTVKLARDLGQAGYCIASGLARGIDGVAHEAALETGTVAVLAGGLDRIYPSEHESLSEQITATGCLLSEKPLGWTARAQDFPRRNRIVSGLSLGTIIVEAARRSGSLITANLALKQNREVFAVPGSPLDPRAAGPNQLIKQGATLVTEAKDVLDALRPLHGTAHPAPPAIGLQESPTEEVRDLSETDRSLIIDALGMAPVETDELIRVTGISGGAVYLVLLELDLAGRLARHPGNKVSLVE, from the coding sequence CTGTTCGACGACCCGTATGAACAGGGAATTGCGCTGACCGATGAACAGCGTCTGCACTGGCTGCGTCTTATTCGCAGCGAGCAGGTTGGCCCTTCTACCTTTCGCGATCTCATCAATCATTTTGGCACAGCTGAACAGGCAATCGACGCCCTGCCCGATCTGGCAAAACGCGGTGGCGCCGCAAAACGCATCCGCATTGCCGAACTCAAACACATTGAAACCGAACTTGAACAGGCTGCAAGGCTTGGCATCAAACTGATTGCCATGGGCGAACCGGACTACCCATCTTGGCTGCGTGCCATAGACGATGCACCGCCGGTGATTCTGGTGAAGGGCCATTTGTCCGCACTCGAAAAACCGATGATTGCTATCGTCGGCGCACGCAATTGCTCCATCATCGGTCGAAAAATGACCGTGAAGCTGGCACGTGATCTGGGTCAGGCGGGCTATTGTATTGCCTCAGGCCTTGCCCGTGGCATTGATGGCGTTGCCCACGAAGCAGCGCTGGAAACCGGGACAGTCGCGGTTCTGGCGGGTGGTCTGGACCGTATCTACCCATCGGAACATGAATCACTTTCAGAGCAAATCACAGCAACAGGCTGCCTTCTCAGCGAAAAGCCTCTTGGCTGGACGGCGCGCGCGCAGGATTTTCCGCGCCGCAACCGCATTGTATCCGGCCTGTCACTCGGCACAATCATTGTGGAAGCTGCAAGACGTTCGGGCTCGCTTATTACCGCAAACCTTGCCTTGAAGCAGAACCGCGAAGTCTTTGCCGTCCCCGGGTCCCCGCTCGATCCAAGAGCGGCAGGGCCGAACCAACTCATCAAACAGGGCGCCACTTTGGTAACCGAGGCAAAAGATGTGCTGGATGCCTTACGCCCGCTCCACGGCACTGCCCATCCAGCGCCACCAGCCATTGGGCTACAGGAAAGCCCGACAGAAGAAGTCCGGGACTTATCTGAGACCGACCGCAGTTTGATCATAGATGCACTGGGCATGGCACCTGTCGAAACCGATGAGCTCATTCGTGTCACGGGTATATCCGGCGGTGCGGTCTATCTGGTTTTGCTAGAGTTGGATCTTGCGGGACGATTGGCCCGTCACCCTGGAAATAAAGTCTCATTGGTCGAATAA